The following coding sequences lie in one Chionomys nivalis chromosome 8, mChiNiv1.1, whole genome shotgun sequence genomic window:
- the LOC130880165 gene encoding olfactory receptor 51I2 translates to MALFNVTRPASFLLTGIPGLETLHPWLAGPLCVMYALALGANTVILQAVRVEPSLHSPMYYFLSMLSFSDVAMSMATLPTVLRTFCFDARSIAFDACLVQMFLVHSFSMMESGILLAMSFDRYVAICDPLHYATVLTNEFIAGMGVAVTARSFITLFPLPFLIKRLPICRSNVLSHSYCLHPDMMKLACADITINSIYGLFVLVSTFGMDLLFIFLSYVLILRSVIAIASHEERLKALNTCVSHILAVLAFYVPMIGVSTVHRFGKHAPRYIHVLMSNIYLFVPPVLNPLIYSAKTKEIRRAIFRMLRRTKL, encoded by the coding sequence ATGGCGCTGTTCAATGTCACTcgccctgcttccttcctcctgacTGGTATCCCTGGTCTGGAGACCCTCCATCCCTGGCTGGCAGGACCCCTCTGTGTGATGTATGCCTTGGCCCTTGGGGCAAACACTGTGATCCTTCAGGCCGTACGAGTGGAGCCCAGCCTCCATTCTCCCATGTACTACTTTCTGTCCATGTTGTCTTTCAGTGATGTGGCCATGTCCATGGCCACACTGCCCACTGTGCTTAGAACCTTCTGCTTTGATGCCCGCAGCATTGCTTTTGATGCCTGCCTAGTCCAGATGTTCTTAGTCCACTCTTTCTCCATGATGGAGTCAGGGATTCTTCTGGCCATGAGCTTTGACCGCTACGTGGCCATATGTGATCCCTTACATTATGCCACTGTGCTCACCAATGAATTCATTGCTGGAATGGGGGTAGCTGTGACTGCTCGAAGCTTCATCACTCTTTTCCCCCTGCCCTTCCTCATCAAGAGGCTACCTATCTGCAGATCCAATGTTCTTTCCCACTCCTACTGCCTGCACCCAGACATGATGAAGCTTGCTTGTGCTGACATCACCATCAACAGTATCTACGGGCTCTTCGTTCTTGTGTCTACCTTTGGCATGGACCTGCTTTTTATCTTCCTCTCCTATGTGCTCATTTTGCGTTCTGTTATAGCCATTGCTTCTCATGAAGAACGCCTCAAAGCTCTCAACACATGTGTGTCGCATATCTTGGCTGTACTTGCATTTTACGTGCCAATGATAGGGGTCTCTACAGTACACCGCTTTGGGAAGCATGCACCACGATACATACATGTCCTTATGTCCAATATCTACCTCTTTGTGCCTCCTGTACTCAACCCTCTCATTTATAGTGCCAAGACAAAGGAGATACGCCGTGCCATCTTCAGAATGCTTCGCCGAACCAAACTGTGA
- the LOC130880247 gene encoding olfactory receptor 51I1 yields MLGLNGTPFQPATLQLTGIPGMQTGQAWIALIFCFLYFVSISGNLSILALVIREPPLHQPMYYFLSMLSLNDLGVSLSTLPTVLSTFCFNYRQVGFDACLVQMFFIHTFSFMESGILLAMSFDRFVAICDPLRYSTVLTNSRILALGMGILTKSFTTLFPFPFLVKRLPFCKGNVLHHSYCLHPDLMKVACGDIRVNNIYGLFVVIFTYGVDSVFILLSYALILRAVLAIASQEQRLKALNTCISHICAVLAFYVPIIAVSMIHRFWKTAPAVVHVMMSNVYLFVPPMLNPIIYSVKTKEIRKGILKVFHKSQT; encoded by the coding sequence ATGCTAGGCTTGAATGGCACGCCCTTCCAACCAGCCACACTCCAGTTGACAGGCATCCCTGGGATGCAAACAGGCCAAGCTTGGATTGCCCTGATTTTCTGCTTCCTCTACTTCGTCTCCATTTCAGGTAACCTCAGTATCCTTGCTCTGGTCATTCGAGAACCTCCTTTGCACCAGCCCATGTACTATTTCCTCTCTATGCTCTCCCTCAATGATCTGGGAGTGTCCCTATCTACACTGCCCACGGTGCTTTCTACCTTCTGCTTCAACTACCGTCAAGTTGGTTTTGATGCCTGTCTGGTCCAGATGTTCTTCATCCACACATTTTCTTTCATGGAATCAGGCATACTTCTTGCCATGAGCTTTGACCGGTTTGTGGCTATCTGTGACCCACTACGCTACTCTACTGTGCTTACTAATAGCCGCATCTTGGCTTTGGGCATGGGTATCCTTACCAAAAGCTTCActaccctcttccctttcccttttcttgtaAAACGATTGCCTTTTTGCAAGGGCAATGTGTTGCACCACTCATATTGTCTCCATCCAGATCTGATGAAAGTGGCATGTGGAGACATCCGTGTTAACAATATCTATGGCCTCTTTGTGGTCATTTTTACATATGGTGTGGATTCAGTTTTCATCCTTCTGTCCTATGCATTGATCTTGAGAGCTGTATTGGCCATTGCATCCCAGGAGCAGAGACTCAAGGCACTCAACACCTGCATATCACACATCTGTGCAGTACTAGCCTTTTATGTGCCTATAATTGCTGTCTCCATGATCCACCGCTTCTGGAAAACTGCTCCAGCTGTTGTTCATGTTATGATGTCCAATGTCTATCTTTTTGTACCCCCCATGCTCAACCCCATCATCTATAGTGTGAAGACCAAGGAAATACGAAAAGGAATCCTCAAGGTCTTTCATAAATCCCAGACCTGA